In Dama dama isolate Ldn47 chromosome 20, ASM3311817v1, whole genome shotgun sequence, a single window of DNA contains:
- the PRMT6 gene encoding protein arginine N-methyltransferase 6 — protein sequence MSQPKRRKLESGGGGEGGEGTEEEDGGELEVAVPRPRRTRRERDQLYYQCYSDVSVHEEMIADRVRTDAYRLGILRNWAALRGKTVLDVGAGTGILSIFCAQAGARRVYAVEASDIWQQARDVVRLNGLEDRVHVLPGPVETVELPEQVDAIVSEWMGCGLLHESMLSSVLHARTKWLKEGGLLLPASAELFVAPVSDQMLELRLSFWSQMKQLYGVDMSCLESFATRCLMGHSEIVVQGLSGEDVLARPQCFARLELARAGLEQELEAGVGGRFRFSCYGSAPMHGFAIWFQVTFPGGDSEKPVVLSTSPFHPVTHWKQALLYLNEPVQVEQDTDVSGEITLLPSQDHHRHLRVLLRYKVGDQEEKTKDFAMED from the coding sequence ATGTCGCAGCCCAAGAGAAGAAAGCTTGAGTCGGGGGGCGGCGGCGAAGGAGGGGAGGGAACTGAGGAGGAAGATGGCGGAGAGCTGGAGGTGGCTGTGCCGCGACCCCGGAGGACTAGGCGGGAGCGGGACCAGCTGTACTATCAGTGCTACTCGGACGTATCGGTCCACGAGGAGATGATTGCCGACCGCGTCCGCACCGATGCCTACCGCCTGGGCATCCTGCGGAACTGGGCAGCGCTGAGAGGCAAGACCGTGCTGGACGTGGGCGCGGGCACCGGCATCCTCAGCATCTTCTGTGCCCAGGCCGGGGCCCGGCGCGTGTACGCGGTGGAGGCCAGCGACATCTGGCAACAGGCCCGGGACGTGGTGCGGCTCAACGGGCTGGAGGACCGGGTGCACGTCCTGCCGGGACCGGTGGAGACGGTGGAGTTGCCGGAGCAGGTGGATGCCATCGTGAGCGAGTGGATGGGTTGCGGACTTCTGCACGAGTCCATGCTGAGCTCTGTGCTCCACGCGCGGACCAAGTGGCTGAAGGAGGGCGGTCTTCTCTTGCCGGCTTCCGCCGAGCTCTTCGTGGCGCCCGTCAGCGACCAGATGCTGGAGTTGCGCCTAAGCTTCTGGAGCCAGATGAAGCAGCTCTACGGCGTGGACATGAGCTGTCTGGAGAGCTTCGCCACGCGCTGCCTCATGGGCCACTCAGAGATCGTGGTGCAAGGCCTGTCCGGCGAGGACGTGCTGGCCCGGCCGCAGTGCTTTGCCCGGCTGGAGCTGGCCCGCGCCGGCCTGGAGCAGGAGCTGGAGGCCGGGGTGGGCGGGCGCTTCCGCTTCAGCTGCTATGGCTCGGCTCCCATGCACGGCTTTGCCATCTGGTTCCAGGTAACCTTCCCCGGAGGGGACTCGGAGAAACCCGTGGTGCTCTCCACCTCGCCTTTCCACCCCGTCACGCACTGGAAGCAGGCGCTCCTCTACCTGAACGAGCCGGTGCAAGTGGAGCAAGACACCGATGTTTCCGGAGAGATCACGCTGCTGCCCTCCCAGGACCACCACCGTCACCTGCGCGTGCTGCTGCGCTACAAAGTGGGCGACCAGGAGGAAAAGACCAAAGACTTTGCCATGGAGGACTGA